One Dietzia sp. JS16-p6b genomic window carries:
- a CDS encoding VanW family protein yields MDESTTTGDAGPARPVVLEGEGPHPAAADRRRYRVRSRWIHTGVGVFMGLAVLYGFDLVHSIGRVPRGAEVAGIQVGGMRTEDAEQLLIRELGPRVDEEVDLRAGVVSTTLDPRSVGLSVDWQGTLDRAGEQPLNPLTRLISLVWSTEVGIASVIPDARLTDFLEKLSLQADFEPREGAIWFDRDEVRSAIPLDGQRLRIESSRDAVLAHWLDDDGVDLVVDYTPTETQADEVRALIRDVAEPAAGRDLTLLASRMREDGTEPPVTTITTRLPAPPPPPGRDRAVPAERELEMVDADDPHAVPVLFPRDRIGEYLTFVRNGAVLEPRFDADAAKGILEPLMEETEQEGRDASFSFSGSTASVVPAVPGRTVSWGPLLRALPGQLTDVQGPRVLPVAYVGRDPEVTTEEAERAGIREPVGEFTVAVGASGRAQSMIASLAGQFIPAGETFSMSDVTGVVSGDVSADAVATALFNAAFESGAQGLVRTGRGVDGAQFPAGRDATASEDVGFRNAQGTGLVIDASGSGSAVTVRLWGTREYTVRISTAPRADLRRAETRVLTSPGCTPDPGADGYTARVTRVVQRGEETVSTDTVSSTYAPRVRVECRVESPSPTAEPPGPVAPPPVPDDAIRIPGLPEFRIPVLPGN; encoded by the coding sequence GTGGACGAATCCACCACCACCGGTGACGCCGGCCCCGCCCGGCCCGTCGTACTCGAGGGCGAGGGCCCGCATCCCGCGGCCGCCGACCGGCGTCGCTACCGCGTGCGGTCGAGGTGGATCCACACCGGAGTCGGCGTCTTCATGGGCCTGGCGGTGCTCTACGGATTCGACCTCGTCCACAGCATCGGCCGGGTTCCGCGCGGGGCGGAGGTGGCCGGGATCCAGGTGGGCGGGATGCGGACGGAGGACGCCGAGCAGCTCCTCATCCGTGAGTTGGGTCCACGGGTCGACGAGGAGGTCGATCTCCGGGCCGGCGTCGTGTCGACCACCCTCGATCCGCGGTCGGTCGGGTTGTCCGTGGACTGGCAGGGCACCCTGGACCGGGCGGGAGAGCAACCCCTCAACCCCCTCACGCGCCTCATCAGCCTGGTGTGGTCCACCGAGGTGGGCATCGCCAGCGTGATCCCCGACGCACGACTGACCGACTTCCTGGAGAAGCTCTCCCTGCAGGCGGACTTCGAACCGCGGGAGGGCGCCATCTGGTTCGACCGCGACGAGGTCCGCTCCGCCATCCCGTTGGACGGTCAGCGGCTGCGGATCGAGAGCTCGCGCGATGCCGTGCTCGCCCACTGGCTCGACGACGACGGGGTCGACCTCGTCGTCGACTACACCCCCACCGAGACGCAGGCGGACGAGGTGCGTGCGCTCATCCGCGACGTGGCCGAGCCCGCCGCCGGGCGCGACCTGACGTTGTTGGCCTCGCGGATGCGCGAGGACGGAACGGAGCCGCCCGTCACCACCATCACGACACGGTTGCCGGCCCCGCCGCCGCCCCCGGGGAGGGACCGGGCGGTCCCCGCCGAGCGGGAGCTCGAGATGGTCGACGCCGACGACCCGCACGCCGTGCCCGTCCTGTTCCCGCGGGACCGGATCGGCGAGTACCTCACGTTCGTGCGCAACGGGGCCGTGCTGGAGCCCCGGTTCGACGCGGATGCGGCAAAGGGGATCCTGGAGCCGCTGATGGAGGAGACCGAGCAGGAGGGGAGGGACGCCTCGTTCTCCTTCAGCGGATCGACCGCCTCGGTCGTCCCCGCAGTCCCGGGGCGCACCGTCTCGTGGGGTCCGCTCCTCAGGGCGCTCCCGGGGCAGCTCACCGATGTGCAGGGGCCGCGCGTGCTGCCGGTGGCCTACGTGGGTCGGGACCCGGAGGTCACCACCGAGGAGGCCGAGAGGGCCGGGATCCGCGAGCCCGTCGGTGAGTTCACCGTCGCGGTGGGCGCCAGTGGACGGGCGCAGTCGATGATCGCCTCGCTCGCCGGGCAGTTCATCCCCGCCGGCGAGACCTTCTCCATGTCCGATGTCACCGGGGTCGTCTCGGGAGACGTGTCCGCCGACGCCGTGGCCACCGCGCTCTTCAACGCCGCGTTCGAGTCCGGGGCGCAGGGGCTGGTCCGGACCGGCCGAGGTGTCGACGGGGCGCAGTTCCCCGCCGGTCGCGACGCCACCGCGTCCGAGGACGTGGGATTCCGCAACGCTCAGGGCACGGGCCTGGTGATCGACGCCTCGGGTAGCGGCAGCGCGGTCACCGTCCGGCTGTGGGGGACCCGCGAGTACACGGTTCGCATCTCGACCGCGCCGCGGGCCGACCTCCGCCGCGCCGAGACCCGTGTCCTCACCAGCCCCGGGTGCACCCCGGACCCGGGCGCCGACGGGTACACGGCCCGGGTCACCCGAGTGGTCCAGCGGGGCGAGGAGACGGTCAGCACCGACACCGTGTCCTCGACGTATGCGCCCCGCGTCCGCGTCGAGTGTCGGGTCGAGAGCCCGTCACCCACCGCCGAGCCGCCCGGCCCGGTCGCGCCGCCGCCGGTGCCGGACGACGCGATACGGATCCCGGGTCTGCCGGAGTTCCGGATCCCGGTCCTGCCCGGCAACTGA
- a CDS encoding UDP-glucose/GDP-mannose dehydrogenase family protein, which produces MRMTVFGTGYLGATHAACMAELGHEVLGVDVDEAKIDRLRRGEVPFYEPGLPEILKRQVEAGRVRFTTDYAEAAEFADLHFIGVGTPQRKGEFAADTSHVQEVVARLAPLLTADAVMVGKSTVPVGTAARLQDIADERVRAGVRAEVVWNPEFLREGFAVADTLTPDRIVIGVREPGGPVEEVVRGAYVPILESDPCPVIVTDLATAELVKVSANAFLATKISFINAVSEVCEAAGADVTVLADAIGMDPRIGRRFLGAGLGFGGGCLPKDIRAFMARAGELGADQAMSFLREVDSINMRRRERMVDLATEACGGMLIGKTVAVLGAAFKPDSDDVRDSPALNVAGMLSLKGAQAVVYDPQALDNARALFPTLTYAGSALEACEGADVVLVATEWPEFLELDPAAVTRVARGRIMLDGRNCMPAEAWRAAGWTYRALGRGVAVS; this is translated from the coding sequence ATGCGTATGACGGTGTTCGGGACCGGGTATCTGGGTGCGACTCATGCCGCGTGTATGGCGGAGTTGGGCCATGAGGTGCTGGGTGTGGATGTGGACGAGGCGAAGATCGATCGGCTGCGTCGCGGGGAGGTGCCGTTCTACGAGCCGGGGTTGCCGGAGATCCTGAAGCGACAGGTCGAGGCGGGTCGGGTGCGGTTCACCACGGATTATGCGGAGGCGGCGGAGTTCGCGGATCTGCATTTCATCGGGGTGGGGACCCCACAGCGCAAGGGGGAGTTCGCGGCGGACACCTCGCATGTTCAGGAGGTGGTGGCCCGCTTGGCGCCGTTGCTGACCGCGGACGCGGTGATGGTGGGCAAGTCGACGGTGCCGGTGGGTACGGCGGCGAGGTTGCAGGACATCGCCGACGAGCGGGTGCGGGCCGGGGTGCGGGCGGAGGTGGTGTGGAACCCGGAGTTCCTGCGGGAGGGCTTCGCGGTGGCCGACACGCTCACGCCGGATCGGATCGTGATCGGGGTGAGGGAGCCCGGTGGTCCGGTCGAGGAGGTGGTGCGGGGGGCGTACGTGCCGATCCTGGAGTCCGATCCGTGCCCGGTGATCGTGACGGACCTGGCCACGGCGGAGTTGGTCAAGGTCAGCGCGAACGCGTTTCTGGCCACCAAGATCAGCTTCATCAACGCGGTGTCGGAGGTGTGTGAGGCGGCGGGCGCTGATGTGACGGTGTTGGCGGATGCGATCGGGATGGATCCGCGGATCGGTCGGCGGTTCCTGGGCGCCGGGCTGGGGTTCGGTGGGGGGTGTCTGCCCAAGGACATCCGGGCGTTCATGGCACGCGCGGGGGAGTTGGGTGCCGATCAGGCGATGTCGTTCCTGCGGGAGGTGGACTCGATCAACATGCGTCGCCGGGAGCGGATGGTGGATCTGGCGACCGAGGCGTGTGGGGGGATGTTGATCGGTAAGACGGTCGCGGTGCTGGGGGCGGCGTTCAAGCCGGACTCCGACGATGTGCGGGACTCCCCGGCGTTGAACGTGGCGGGGATGCTCTCGCTCAAGGGGGCGCAGGCGGTGGTGTACGACCCGCAGGCGCTGGACAACGCGCGGGCGCTGTTCCCGACGTTGACGTACGCGGGGTCGGCGCTCGAGGCGTGTGAGGGCGCGGATGTGGTGCTGGTGGCCACCGAGTGGCCGGAGTTCCTCGAGTTGGACCCGGCGGCCGTGACCCGGGTGGCGCGGGGGCGGATCATGCTGGACGGGCGCAACTGCATGCCCGCCGAGGCCTGGCGCGCGGCCGGCTGGACCTACCGCGCCCTCGGCCGCGGGGTGGCCGTTTCCTGA
- a CDS encoding methyl-accepting chemotaxis protein: MAELQVRVPSASSLVNSAFRVVEWELSVARELLLLPARVMALLEDVESVVRRVQRLLDEVERTVSSIDRIVLTAAETVDGVRTTVSRADAVIDDVERTVSSADSTVARVGSTVESADGIVARVGSTVESADGIVARVGSTVDSADGVVGRVSATVDVADDLVIEAGGLIGRVEPLLDFADSALAPVKPVVEALLVDAELSPETAGKVATRLTEVLVWADKTIALLEPIADEILESVEPEEIRAVVKFIDHLPALGDSLENDVIPVIASLDTVAPEVHQILEVAQHCLEAVKGIPGFQLLRRRGGENGNGKGGSSVPSTTTPGA, translated from the coding sequence ATGGCTGAACTGCAGGTCCGGGTGCCCTCCGCGTCATCCCTCGTCAACAGCGCGTTCCGAGTGGTGGAGTGGGAGCTTTCGGTGGCGCGTGAGCTACTCCTCCTGCCGGCGCGGGTGATGGCCCTCCTGGAGGACGTGGAGTCCGTCGTCCGGCGGGTCCAGCGTCTTCTGGACGAGGTCGAGCGGACCGTGTCCTCCATCGACCGGATCGTGCTGACGGCCGCGGAGACCGTCGACGGGGTGCGGACCACCGTCTCGCGGGCTGACGCGGTGATCGACGACGTCGAGCGCACGGTCTCCTCCGCCGACTCCACGGTCGCGCGGGTGGGGTCGACGGTGGAGTCGGCGGACGGGATCGTGGCGCGGGTGGGGTCGACGGTGGAGTCGGCGGACGGGATCGTGGCGCGAGTGGGGTCGACTGTGGATTCCGCGGACGGCGTGGTGGGACGGGTCAGTGCGACGGTGGACGTCGCCGACGACCTGGTGATCGAGGCCGGTGGACTCATCGGACGAGTGGAGCCACTCCTGGATTTCGCCGACTCGGCCCTGGCGCCCGTCAAGCCGGTGGTCGAGGCCCTGCTGGTCGATGCCGAGCTCTCTCCGGAGACAGCCGGGAAGGTGGCGACCCGCCTCACCGAGGTCCTGGTGTGGGCGGACAAGACCATCGCGCTCCTGGAACCGATCGCCGACGAGATACTCGAATCGGTCGAGCCGGAGGAGATCAGGGCCGTCGTCAAGTTCATCGACCACCTGCCCGCGCTGGGCGACAGTCTCGAGAACGACGTGATTCCCGTGATCGCTTCGCTAGACACCGTGGCACCGGAGGTCCACCAGATCCTCGAGGTCGCGCAGCACTGTCTCGAGGCGGTCAAGGGCATTCCCGGGTTCCAGCTCCTGCGGCGCCGCGGGGGCGAGAACGGTAACGGAAAGGGCGGGTCGTCCGTGCCGAGCACGACCACGCCAGGCGCCTGA
- the dcd gene encoding dCTP deaminase → MLLSDRDLRSELADGRLTIDPLDSSLIQPSSIDVRLDSLFRVFNNSRYTHIDPAQQQDDLTELVEPAQGDPFVLHPGEFVLGATLERLGLPDDLAGRLEGKSSLGRLGLLTHSTAGFIDPGFEGHITLELSNVANLPITLWPGMKIGQLCLFRLSSPAEVPYGTAATGSKYQGQRGPTASKAYLNFR, encoded by the coding sequence GTGCTGCTCTCCGACCGTGACCTCCGCTCCGAGCTCGCCGACGGGCGGCTCACGATCGACCCCTTGGACTCCTCGCTGATCCAGCCGTCGAGCATCGACGTCCGTCTGGACAGTCTGTTCCGCGTGTTCAACAACTCGCGCTACACCCACATCGATCCGGCACAGCAGCAGGACGACCTCACGGAACTCGTCGAACCCGCCCAGGGGGACCCGTTCGTGCTGCACCCGGGAGAGTTCGTCCTCGGGGCGACTCTCGAGCGTCTGGGCCTGCCCGACGACCTCGCTGGTCGACTCGAGGGCAAGTCCTCGCTCGGCCGACTGGGTCTGCTCACGCACTCCACCGCCGGGTTCATCGACCCGGGGTTCGAGGGGCACATCACCCTCGAGCTGTCCAACGTGGCCAACCTGCCCATCACGCTGTGGCCGGGGATGAAGATCGGCCAGCTGTGCCTGTTCCGGCTGTCCAGCCCCGCCGAGGTCCCCTACGGCACCGCGGCGACGGGCTCGAAGTACCAGGGGCAGCGCGGGCCGACGGCCTCCAAGGCGTACCTCAACTTCCGCTGA
- a CDS encoding YibE/F family protein, whose product MSDRSATPPSPSPRHRHRHRVERAPRGTRLVPSGSAGRITVVALTLGAIATLIGVALLWPTFTDPELDPYFAQASGASVMTERGEVVSTEMAPCGSPDNGRVLPGPPLDPRFPGPECPRSIVRLDTGPDAGREVLLEIPPGPGSPDLGAGDQIQLGRSPQGATDIYAFEDFTRTVPMALWLLVGAAVMVAVGRWKGLRALIGIVVALLVVVGFVLPSILDGNPAILVAVIGGSAVLYLVIYVVHGINLKTHAALLGTLSAMLAAALLSWVVIETTRITGLSGDSTTQVQVFVQHVSLTGLLLAGFIIGALGVLNDVTVSQSATVFEMRHLDPHAGPVEVFRSAMGVGRDHVASMVYTLVLAYTGSALPLLLLFSLGTRSPLSILTSDVVAVELMRSLVGAIALALCVPLTTAAAVWLSRDVTSEELDRATVGTRA is encoded by the coding sequence GTGAGCGACCGGTCGGCGACCCCTCCCAGCCCTAGCCCCAGACACAGGCACAGGCACCGGGTCGAGCGCGCCCCTCGCGGGACCCGCCTCGTGCCGTCCGGCAGCGCCGGGCGGATCACGGTGGTCGCCCTGACCCTGGGCGCGATCGCGACCCTCATCGGGGTGGCGCTCCTCTGGCCCACCTTCACCGACCCCGAGCTGGACCCGTACTTCGCCCAGGCGTCCGGGGCCTCGGTGATGACCGAGCGCGGCGAGGTCGTGTCCACCGAGATGGCGCCCTGCGGCTCCCCGGACAACGGGCGGGTCCTGCCCGGGCCGCCGCTCGACCCCCGGTTCCCCGGCCCCGAGTGCCCGCGCTCGATCGTGCGGCTCGACACCGGCCCGGACGCCGGCCGGGAGGTGCTGCTGGAGATACCGCCCGGGCCCGGATCCCCGGATCTCGGCGCCGGTGACCAGATCCAGCTGGGCCGCTCACCCCAGGGAGCCACCGACATCTACGCGTTCGAGGACTTCACGCGGACCGTGCCCATGGCCCTGTGGCTCCTCGTGGGCGCCGCGGTGATGGTCGCCGTCGGGCGATGGAAGGGGCTGCGGGCCCTCATCGGGATCGTGGTGGCCCTCCTCGTCGTCGTAGGGTTCGTCCTGCCCTCGATCCTGGACGGCAACCCGGCCATCCTGGTGGCCGTCATCGGCGGCTCCGCCGTCCTCTACCTGGTGATCTACGTGGTGCACGGGATCAACCTCAAGACCCACGCCGCCCTCCTCGGAACGCTGTCCGCGATGCTGGCGGCGGCGTTACTGAGCTGGGTGGTCATCGAGACCACCAGGATCACCGGGCTCAGTGGCGACTCCACGACCCAGGTCCAGGTGTTCGTGCAACACGTCTCGCTCACCGGGCTCCTGCTCGCCGGCTTCATCATCGGCGCGCTCGGCGTGCTCAACGACGTCACCGTGAGCCAGTCCGCGACCGTGTTCGAGATGCGCCACCTCGACCCCCACGCCGGCCCCGTCGAGGTGTTCCGGTCCGCGATGGGCGTCGGACGCGACCACGTGGCCTCGATGGTCTACACCCTGGTGCTGGCGTACACCGGGTCGGCGCTCCCCCTGCTGCTGCTGTTCTCGCTGGGAACCCGCTCGCCGCTGTCGATCCTCACGTCCGATGTCGTGGCGGTGGAGCTGATGCGGTCGCTCGTCGGCGCGATCGCGCTGGCGCTGTGCGTCCCGCTCACCACAGCGGCCGCGGTGTGGCTCTCCCGGGACGTGACCTCGGAGGAACTGGACCGGGCGACCGTCGGCACGCGTGCGTGA
- the ppsA gene encoding phosphoenolpyruvate synthase — MSARQVVTFDDLRLDDSPEYGGKSANLGEMTGAGLAVPPGFAIGQSAYLEAMDAGGVRARLHADRVPEEGLTEAELMARSAELTRTVADVDMPVPLRESVLEHYRALGHDVPVAVRSSAPAEDAGDTSFAGIHESYTDVVGEDALLDAVRKCWCSLWSPRAMTYRAVSGYDEEPSIAVVVQRMVRSDTSGVAFTADPRTSRTDRVVIEAAFGLGEVVVGGKVEPDTYVVDKSDLGVLSAHVGRKLTRIIAGRTDDGLVPVPEEMQTTRVLDDEQVRAVARQAMASEAHYGTPQDTEFAFEDGELYLVQTRPITTLVDRAPDGDRGASGDGRSGGDVEPLVEGLGAGPGTATGRARVLHELADGADLAPGEILVATMTDPDWLPILKRAAAIVTDEGGVTCHAAIVGRELGRPVIVGTRSATTDIHDGQTITVDGTAGVVYPGTVRPAAAEQAPADVGRTPEARTREVTATAVYVNLATPDAAARVAAMDVDGVGLLRAEFLITSALEGVHPRTLITEGRTADYVDRMASGIATIAAAFDPRPVIYRATDLRSNEFRGLLGGEVEAEERNPMIGYRGCFRYTREPDLFRLELDALARVREKHRNLHLMIPFVRTAWELRACLDIVDGHPLGRDPGLKRWIMAEVPSVVHWIPEYAAMGIDGVSIGSNDLTQLTLGVDRDSEVCAELFDSMDPAVLASIDQIIDRCHESGLTVSLCGQAASTDPAMAEHLVRRGVTSVSVTPDYAEITRRTVARAEKSILLDAARSATRRSPAK; from the coding sequence ATGAGCGCACGACAGGTCGTGACCTTCGATGATCTACGACTCGATGACTCACCCGAGTACGGAGGCAAGTCGGCCAATCTCGGGGAGATGACCGGAGCAGGACTCGCGGTGCCACCCGGTTTCGCGATCGGCCAGTCGGCGTATCTGGAGGCGATGGACGCCGGAGGCGTCCGCGCACGTCTGCACGCCGATCGGGTTCCGGAGGAAGGACTCACCGAGGCCGAGCTCATGGCGAGGTCCGCGGAACTGACGCGGACCGTAGCGGACGTGGACATGCCGGTTCCTCTGCGCGAGTCGGTCCTGGAGCACTACCGCGCGCTGGGACACGACGTCCCGGTCGCGGTCCGCAGCTCCGCCCCCGCCGAGGACGCGGGCGACACGTCGTTCGCCGGCATCCACGAGTCCTACACCGACGTCGTCGGCGAAGACGCCCTGCTCGATGCAGTCCGCAAGTGCTGGTGCTCGCTGTGGTCGCCGCGAGCGATGACCTACCGGGCGGTGTCGGGTTACGACGAGGAGCCGTCCATCGCGGTGGTCGTCCAGCGGATGGTCCGCTCCGACACCTCAGGGGTGGCCTTCACCGCGGACCCCCGCACCTCCCGGACCGACCGGGTGGTGATCGAAGCGGCCTTCGGCCTCGGGGAGGTCGTCGTGGGCGGCAAGGTCGAGCCCGACACCTACGTCGTCGACAAGTCCGACCTGGGCGTCCTCTCCGCCCACGTGGGCCGCAAGCTCACGCGGATCATCGCCGGCCGCACAGACGACGGACTCGTGCCCGTTCCCGAGGAGATGCAGACCACCCGCGTCCTCGACGACGAACAGGTGCGAGCCGTCGCCCGTCAGGCCATGGCGTCGGAAGCGCACTACGGCACGCCACAGGACACCGAGTTCGCATTCGAGGACGGCGAGCTGTATCTCGTCCAGACCCGCCCTATCACCACCCTCGTGGACCGGGCGCCGGACGGTGATCGGGGTGCGTCGGGTGACGGCCGGTCCGGGGGAGACGTGGAGCCGCTCGTCGAGGGACTGGGCGCCGGACCGGGCACGGCCACGGGGCGGGCCCGGGTCCTGCATGAACTCGCGGACGGCGCCGACCTCGCACCCGGCGAGATCCTGGTCGCGACGATGACCGACCCGGACTGGTTGCCGATCCTCAAACGGGCGGCCGCGATCGTCACCGACGAGGGCGGGGTCACCTGCCACGCCGCGATAGTCGGTCGCGAGCTGGGCCGTCCCGTCATCGTCGGCACCAGGTCGGCGACCACGGACATCCACGACGGGCAGACCATCACCGTCGACGGCACGGCCGGCGTCGTCTACCCGGGCACCGTCCGTCCGGCCGCCGCCGAACAGGCTCCCGCCGACGTCGGTCGGACACCCGAGGCACGGACGCGCGAGGTCACCGCGACCGCGGTGTACGTCAACCTCGCGACCCCCGACGCCGCCGCCCGCGTGGCCGCGATGGACGTGGACGGCGTCGGTCTGCTGCGCGCGGAGTTCCTCATCACCAGCGCACTGGAGGGCGTCCACCCGCGCACGCTCATCACCGAGGGGAGGACAGCCGACTACGTGGACCGCATGGCGTCCGGGATCGCCACGATCGCCGCGGCCTTCGACCCCCGGCCCGTGATCTACCGCGCGACCGACCTTCGCTCGAACGAGTTCCGAGGCCTGCTCGGCGGTGAGGTCGAGGCCGAGGAGCGCAACCCGATGATCGGCTACCGCGGGTGCTTCCGGTACACCAGGGAGCCGGACCTGTTCCGACTCGAGCTGGATGCGCTCGCCCGGGTGCGCGAGAAGCACCGCAACCTGCACCTGATGATCCCGTTCGTCCGCACGGCGTGGGAGCTCCGCGCCTGCCTGGACATCGTCGACGGCCACCCACTCGGGCGCGACCCGGGACTCAAGCGGTGGATCATGGCCGAGGTCCCGTCGGTCGTCCACTGGATCCCGGAGTACGCGGCGATGGGCATCGACGGCGTCTCGATCGGGTCCAACGATCTCACCCAGCTGACCCTGGGCGTGGACCGCGACTCCGAGGTGTGCGCGGAGTTGTTCGACTCCATGGACCCGGCGGTACTGGCGTCCATCGACCAGATCATCGACCGCTGCCACGAATCGGGGCTCACCGTCTCCCTGTGCGGCCAGGCGGCGTCGACCGACCCCGCGATGGCCGAGCATCTCGTGCGCCGGGGGGTGACGTCGGTGTCGGTGACACCCGACTACGCCGAGATCACCCGGCGGACCGTGGCACGCGCCGAGAAGTCGATCCTGCTCGATGCGGCCCGATCGGCGACACGCCGCTCACCTGCGAAATAA
- a CDS encoding acyl-CoA dehydrogenase, with protein MGHYKSNVRDLEFNMFEVLRMNEALDAGEFGDMDTDTARGILSEVATLTEGPVAESFSSADRNPPVFDPETHSVSLPEDFKKSFRAWYEAGYWSMGLPEDLGGMPAPRALVWAAGEMMLGANPPAFMYGAGPSFAAVLYENGTEEQKQWAATCVERGWGATMVLTEPDAGSDVGAGRTKAVKQDDGSWHIEGVKRFITSADSDDLFENIFHLVLARPEGAGPGTKGLSLFFVPKFHFDFESGELGERNGVFVTGVEHKMGIKVSTTCELTFGGHGVPAKGWIVGDGELNLGIRQMFDVIEHARMMVGTKAISTLSTGYLNALEFAKERVQGGDMAEMADKNAPRVTITHHPDVRRALIRQKAFAEGLRAVYMYTAAHQDVEIAQRVSGADGELAHRVNDLLLPIVKGVGSERAYELLTESLQTFGGSGFLQDYPIEQYIRDAKIDSLYEGTTAIQAQDFFFRKIARDRGTAIGHVSAQIKKYIETEGPAELASEREVLATALADVEAMVGTCFDHLLASQEDPKHLYTIGLASVRLLMAFGDLMMGWRLLVGAEVALAALEGASDADTAFYNGKIAAAKWFANNELPLLTATRGIVAGLGGELMELDEAAF; from the coding sequence ATGGGTCACTACAAGAGCAACGTCCGCGATCTCGAGTTCAACATGTTCGAGGTCCTGCGCATGAACGAGGCACTCGACGCCGGCGAGTTCGGCGACATGGACACCGACACCGCCCGGGGAATCCTCTCCGAGGTCGCCACCCTCACCGAGGGCCCGGTCGCCGAGTCCTTCTCGTCGGCCGACCGCAACCCGCCGGTCTTCGACCCCGAGACCCACTCGGTCTCCCTGCCGGAGGATTTCAAGAAGTCCTTCCGCGCCTGGTACGAGGCGGGTTACTGGTCGATGGGCCTGCCGGAGGACCTCGGTGGCATGCCCGCTCCCCGCGCGTTGGTGTGGGCCGCCGGCGAGATGATGCTCGGCGCCAACCCCCCCGCGTTCATGTACGGCGCCGGACCGTCCTTCGCGGCCGTGCTCTACGAGAACGGCACCGAGGAGCAGAAGCAGTGGGCCGCCACCTGCGTCGAGCGCGGCTGGGGCGCGACCATGGTGCTCACCGAGCCCGACGCCGGATCCGACGTGGGCGCCGGTCGCACCAAGGCCGTCAAGCAGGACGACGGGAGCTGGCACATCGAGGGCGTCAAGCGGTTCATCACCTCCGCGGACTCCGACGATCTCTTCGAGAACATCTTCCACCTCGTCCTGGCCCGCCCCGAGGGCGCCGGACCGGGCACCAAGGGACTGTCGCTGTTCTTCGTCCCCAAGTTCCACTTCGACTTCGAGTCCGGTGAACTGGGCGAGCGCAACGGCGTGTTCGTCACCGGCGTCGAGCACAAGATGGGCATCAAGGTCTCCACCACGTGTGAGCTCACCTTCGGTGGCCACGGCGTGCCCGCCAAGGGTTGGATCGTCGGCGACGGGGAGCTCAACCTTGGCATCCGCCAGATGTTCGACGTGATCGAGCACGCGCGGATGATGGTGGGCACCAAGGCCATCTCCACCCTGTCGACCGGTTACCTCAACGCCCTGGAGTTCGCCAAGGAGCGCGTGCAGGGTGGCGACATGGCCGAGATGGCCGACAAGAACGCACCCCGCGTGACCATCACGCACCACCCAGACGTGCGCCGTGCACTCATCCGTCAGAAGGCGTTCGCCGAGGGCCTGCGCGCGGTGTACATGTACACCGCCGCCCATCAGGACGTCGAGATCGCCCAGCGCGTCTCGGGCGCCGACGGTGAGCTCGCCCACCGCGTCAACGACCTGCTGCTGCCGATCGTCAAGGGTGTCGGGTCCGAGCGGGCATACGAGCTGCTCACCGAGTCACTGCAGACCTTCGGCGGGTCGGGCTTCCTCCAGGATTACCCGATCGAGCAGTACATCCGCGACGCCAAGATCGACTCCCTGTACGAGGGCACCACCGCGATCCAGGCGCAGGACTTCTTCTTCCGCAAGATCGCCCGCGACCGCGGCACCGCCATCGGGCACGTGTCGGCGCAGATCAAGAAGTACATCGAGACCGAGGGGCCCGCCGAGTTGGCCAGCGAGCGCGAGGTGCTGGCGACCGCTCTCGCCGACGTCGAGGCGATGGTCGGCACCTGCTTCGACCACCTTCTCGCCTCGCAGGAGGATCCCAAGCACCTCTACACCATCGGTCTGGCCTCCGTCCGCCTGCTCATGGCGTTCGGTGACCTCATGATGGGCTGGCGTCTGCTCGTCGGCGCCGAGGTCGCGCTCGCCGCGCTGGAGGGCGCGTCGGACGCCGACACCGCCTTCTACAACGGCAAGATCGCCGCCGCCAAGTGGTTCGCGAACAACGAGCTGCCGCTCCTCACCGCCACGCGCGGGATCGTCGCCGGCCTCGGCGGCGAGCTCATGGAGCTGGACGAGGCCGCGTTCTGA